One Clostridia bacterium DNA window includes the following coding sequences:
- the plsY gene encoding glycerol-3-phosphate 1-O-acyltransferase PlsY, with protein sequence MLTYVVVAIAAYLLGSIPFGYILVRTFVGADVRAQGSGNIGATNVARTGHKGLAIATLLLDALKGAFAVLFAFAWGRHTLTIPQREAWYAGEMVEYLQHTVPYVEVSRHLYALAAVAALFAIIGHMYPVWLRFKGGKGVATGLGVFVAIAPKAVLVVMIVFALILVVARYVSLGSIVAAALFPVAFFLLQREQASPLVLAITAGVSLLIIWKHRANIQRLLAGTEHRFGSKK encoded by the coding sequence ATGCTTACATACGTCGTCGTCGCCATCGCCGCCTACCTGCTCGGGTCCATCCCGTTCGGCTACATCCTTGTTCGCACGTTTGTTGGCGCGGACGTCCGCGCGCAAGGCAGCGGGAACATCGGGGCCACCAACGTTGCACGCACAGGTCACAAAGGCCTCGCAATCGCGACGCTTCTCCTCGATGCGCTCAAGGGTGCCTTTGCCGTTCTGTTCGCATTTGCCTGGGGACGCCACACGCTTACCATTCCCCAACGCGAAGCGTGGTACGCGGGAGAGATGGTCGAGTACCTGCAGCACACTGTGCCTTACGTGGAGGTCAGCCGCCATCTTTATGCGCTTGCCGCAGTAGCAGCACTGTTCGCCATCATCGGACACATGTATCCAGTGTGGCTCCGCTTCAAGGGCGGCAAAGGCGTAGCGACTGGACTCGGCGTATTTGTCGCAATCGCGCCAAAGGCGGTGCTGGTCGTAATGATCGTTTTCGCGCTTATCCTCGTCGTAGCTCGTTACGTGTCGTTGGGATCCATCGTAGCCGCCGCTCTCTTCCCTGTCGCCTTCTTCCTGTTGCAGCGCGAGCAAGCCAGTCCACTTGTGCTTGCGATCACGGCAGGGGTCTCGCTGCTTATAATCTGGAAGCATAGAGCGAACATTCAACGGTTGTTGGCGGGCACAGAACATCGTTTCGGATCGAAGAAGTGA
- a CDS encoding NAD(P)H-dependent glycerol-3-phosphate dehydrogenase, with protein MSQIAIIGAGAWGTAIAIALGRKGTHGVRLWAFEKEVCQSIAARRTNDLFLADAPIPETVAATTSLSEALAGAEIVVSVMPSHHTRRVYRQMKPHLSPEMLFVSATKGIENDTYQRMSEVIAEVLTVAPNGFTPRLGSLSGPSFAKEVAKGDPTAITFASRDAELAAIVQREFSDPSFRVYSNDDSVGVELGGALKNIIAIAAGVVDGLGLGHNTAAALITRGLAEMTRLVLACGGRAETMAGLAGLGDLVLTCTGGLSRNRTVGVELGKGRRLEDIIAGMHGMVAEGVLTTNAAVGLAHKMKVEMPITEQMHAILQQGKPPRDAIRELMTRPSTSEIGLYRS; from the coding sequence GTGAGTCAGATTGCAATCATCGGTGCCGGTGCCTGGGGCACGGCAATCGCTATCGCTCTTGGACGCAAAGGCACGCATGGCGTGCGCCTCTGGGCATTTGAAAAAGAGGTTTGCCAGTCCATTGCCGCACGAAGGACGAACGACTTATTCCTGGCCGATGCCCCCATCCCGGAAACTGTCGCCGCCACCACGAGCCTGAGTGAAGCGTTGGCCGGTGCTGAGATCGTCGTCAGCGTGATGCCGTCGCATCACACGCGCCGGGTTTATCGGCAGATGAAGCCGCACCTCTCTCCGGAAATGCTCTTCGTCTCCGCTACCAAGGGCATTGAGAACGACACATATCAGCGGATGAGCGAAGTGATCGCCGAAGTGCTAACGGTTGCGCCCAATGGCTTCACTCCCAGGCTGGGATCGCTGAGTGGACCATCCTTCGCGAAAGAAGTTGCCAAGGGAGACCCGACGGCCATCACCTTCGCCAGCCGCGATGCGGAACTCGCAGCGATCGTGCAGCGCGAATTCAGCGATCCTTCCTTCCGCGTGTACAGCAATGACGACTCCGTGGGCGTGGAACTCGGCGGTGCCCTGAAGAACATCATCGCTATTGCTGCTGGCGTCGTTGATGGGCTGGGGCTCGGACACAACACGGCTGCCGCCCTCATTACGCGCGGGCTGGCAGAGATGACTCGACTGGTTTTAGCCTGCGGCGGACGCGCTGAAACAATGGCAGGCCTAGCCGGACTCGGAGACCTCGTGCTCACCTGTACTGGCGGTCTTTCGCGCAACCGGACAGTCGGTGTGGAACTTGGCAAGGGGCGCCGCCTGGAAGACATCATCGCAGGCATGCACGGCATGGTTGCCGAAGGCGTGCTCACAACCAACGCCGCCGTCGGCCTGGCGCACAAGATGAAAGTCGAAATGCCAATCACCGAGCAGATGCACGCCATCCTGCAACAGGGCAAGCCGCCGCGCGACGCCATCCGTGAACTGATGACGCGCCCCTCAACCAGCGAAATCGGCCTTTACCGCTCCTGA